The nucleotide sequence CGGAGGTCCTGGACGGCCCCACGCTGGCCCAAAGCAACGCCTTCCATCACACCTATGGATACTTCCAGGAGAGTCGTCATTTCATCGGGTGCATCCGGGAGGGGCGGCAGCCGGATACCAACTTCGCCTATGGGGTCGAGCTGATGGAGCTGCTATACGCCATCGATCGGGGAGGGACGATTTGAGCGAAAGGGATTCCGATGTTCGCGTGTTGGAGGTGGAGCCCTTCTTTTCCAGGGAGAGGGCTCGCGAGCCGTTGAAGTTCGGCGCGGTGGTCATGGCGGAGGTGACCTACTGCCAGGTGCGCGCTCGCGTGGAGAATCGGCGCGGCCGGGTGGCCGACGGCTGGGGCGCCATCTTCCTGGCCGACTTCTGGGCGTTCCCGACGCCGCGGGTGGAGCATCCGGTGCGAGACCAGGCCATGCGCCGGATGACGGAGCGGTTCTGCCGTCGAGTCGCCGACCACAAAGGGTTCGCCCATCCCGTCGACATCTTCCTGGCCCTGGAGGGCGACCTGCGGACCATCGCGGCCGAGGTGTCCCAGGAGATGGCCCTGGCCGAGCCGCTGCCCTTCCTGGCCGCGCTGGTGTGCGCCTCCCCGGTGGATGCCGCCATCCACGACGCGTTCGGCGTGGTCAACGGCATCTCGACCTACGAGGGCTATGGGCCGGAGTTCATGGCGCACGACCTCAGCGCGTACCTGGGGCCGGACTTCCGCGGCCGCTATCTATCCGACTTCATCCGGCCGCAATACGCTCCGGAGATCCCCGTCTTCCACCTGGTGGGGGGCCTGGACAAGCTGCGGGAGTCGGAGGTGCCGCCGGACGCGCCGCAGGACGGGCTGCCCAACTCCCTGGATCGCTGGATCGAGCGGGATGAGTTGAAGTGCCTGAAGGTCAAGCTGCGTGGGAACGACCTGGACTGGGATCTGGATCGGATCCTGGACGTCTACCGGGTGGCCCGGGAGGTGCAGACGCGTCAAGGACGGGATGAGCTGTACCTGTCCGTCGACACCAACGAGCAGTGCGAGAGCCCGGCCTACATGGTCGAGCTGCTCCACCGGCTGCGGGAGGCATCGCCCGGGGCGTATGACGCGCTGCTGTGCGTGGAGCAGCCCACCGAGCGGGACCTGCGGGCCCATCGCTTCGACATGCGGGAGCTGGCCACGCTGAAGCCGGTGATCGTGGACGAGAGCCTGACGGGATTGGAGGACATGGATCTGGCGTTGGATCTGGGGTGGTCGGGCGTGGCACTGAAAACGTGCAAGTGCCACAGCATGGCGCTGCTGGTGGCCGCCCGGGCGGAAGCGCTGGGAGTCCCGTACACGGTTCAGGACCTGACGAACCCCGGGCTGGCGTTGATCCACTCGGTGGGGCTGGCCGCCCGGCTGCATCCCCTTATGGGTGTGGAGGCCAACTCTCGACAGTACTTCCCGGCCACATCGGAGCCGGAGGCCGCCGTTCATCCCAACGTCTTCTCTCGGCGGAGCGGCGTGGCCCGGACCGAGACCCTGCGCGGCCCTGGGCTGGGCTATCAGATCGAGCGGATTGACCGGCCCATCTTTCGATCGCAATGATGGATTACGGAGGACGATGAACGGACGACGAAGGAGAAATGACGGGGGCCTATGAGGACCCTACCCCTCGTTCATCGTCTGTTGTCAACGAAGGGGACAACCGTGCGACTTGCGGCAAGGAAGGGGATATCCTCCGTGGAGGCGAAGTGTTCATGAAGCTCATGATGTTTTCCAAGCATCTGCAATCCATGTCCGTCGCCGAGGCGGGACGGGTGATTCGGGACCTGGGCTTCGAGGGGGTGGACCTGACGGTGCGGCCGGGCGGACATGTGCTGCCCGAGAACGTGCGGGCCGATCTGCCCACGGCCGTGCAGACGCTGGCCGATCTGGGGCTTCAGGTGCCGCTGATCACGACGGCCGTCACGGCGGCGGACGAGCCGTACGCCGTCGATATCTTCGAGACGGCGGCCGAGGCCGGCGTGCCCGAGATCAAGCTGGGATACTGGCGCTATGAGAGCTTCGGCACCTTCCGCCGGGCGATGGACGAGGTGGCCCACCGGCTGGATGGCATCGAGGAGCTGGCCCGACGCACCGGCGTGCGGGCCAACATCCACACGCACTCCGGCGACTACATGTCGGCCAGTCCTTTCATCATCTGGCACTGGATCAGGGACCGGGATCCGGCCGCCATCGGCGCTTACGTGGACGCGGGGCATATCGTCGTGGAGGGCGGTGTGTCCACATGGAAGATGGCCCTTGACCTGCTGCGCGATCGGATCACGTTGCTGGCGGTGAAGGACATGGAGTGGCGGCAGGTGGACGATCCTGTCCTGGGGAAGAGGCGGTGGGTCACGAGGTTGGTGCCGCTGAACCGGGGCGTGGTGCCGTGGCCCGAGCTGTTCGCCTGCCTGCGAGAGATCGGCTTCGATGGCTGGATCTCGGTGCATAGCGAATATCAGGGCGGCCATTCCTGGCGGAGCCTGACCGTAGAGGAGCTCATCGAACAGACGCGAGAGGATTTGGCGTATCTGCGCTGGGCGATGGGCGGATAGGGGGCGACTTCTGGTCCGATTCCTGTGGCATCCAGTCCCGGGCGTGTCGCTTACATGGATGCCCGTGAGGGCGGAGGGCCCAGCCC is from Chloroflexota bacterium and encodes:
- a CDS encoding sugar phosphate isomerase/epimerase produces the protein MKLMMFSKHLQSMSVAEAGRVIRDLGFEGVDLTVRPGGHVLPENVRADLPTAVQTLADLGLQVPLITTAVTAADEPYAVDIFETAAEAGVPEIKLGYWRYESFGTFRRAMDEVAHRLDGIEELARRTGVRANIHTHSGDYMSASPFIIWHWIRDRDPAAIGAYVDAGHIVVEGGVSTWKMALDLLRDRITLLAVKDMEWRQVDDPVLGKRRWVTRLVPLNRGVVPWPELFACLREIGFDGWISVHSEYQGGHSWRSLTVEELIEQTREDLAYLRWAMGG